A part of Limihaloglobus sulfuriphilus genomic DNA contains:
- a CDS encoding ATP-dependent helicase: protein MIETHSRTFDPSLLTPSQSEAVNFRDGALLVLAGPGSGKTRVIACRIVRLIETGAAPWHICAITFTNKAAEEMRKRVAGMGVGPGTQISTFHSLCVRILRRYGDAANVKENFSIYSDDEQRKCVKQAVSNLDYPSGSFPPAKTLAAISRFKNAVETPESLTEFEGDYYYSKIIKIYKEYQRLLDENNALDFDDLLMKTALLLKNSDHVREELSGRYRYLLIDEYQDTNHAQYQIARLLAKKHGNIFVVGDPDQSIYKWRGADIKNILQFEKDWPNASRIDLQENFRSRREILELADRLIVNNKQRKPKKLVAAVSGEAEVVFDRYEDSRLESSSIASDIKKLITSGADPNEIAILYRVNSMSRTLEESLVREKIPYRIVRGVEFYSRKEIRDMIAYLKLIVNPDDGQAFARIVNTPTRGIGKTTVNRIIEFAQSGRISIFDAASRVSSISTIGPGPSGKVRTFVEMMRKFQKAAAETNSVADIMELVYDESGIEKSLEADPEGGNASDNIDELINSASLYDENAEEPTLLDYLQSIALYSDSDAYDPESGCVSLMTLHAAKGLEFDNVYIIGLEQGMLPHERSMESEDDLEEERRLFFMGITRARHRLHISHTDYRMLRGIQSRTIPSSFLGEIGADTGRSGSSESVSFRFMSPPTGRNSSARGQSYGYSKPQTAKKSPVKKYTSDLSAVPQKDTPFKKGDKVLHPKFGFGVVTDFMDSGENSIVSVRFNTGSSKNLLLKYAKLTKK from the coding sequence ATGATTGAAACTCACAGCCGTACGTTTGACCCGAGTCTGTTAACCCCCTCTCAGTCAGAAGCCGTGAATTTCAGGGATGGCGCTCTGCTAGTCCTTGCCGGCCCGGGCAGCGGCAAGACACGGGTAATTGCCTGCCGCATAGTCCGACTTATTGAAACCGGCGCGGCTCCCTGGCATATATGCGCGATTACGTTTACCAACAAGGCCGCCGAGGAAATGCGAAAGAGGGTCGCCGGCATGGGTGTGGGCCCGGGAACGCAGATAAGCACGTTTCACTCGCTTTGTGTTCGGATTCTCCGCAGGTACGGAGACGCCGCAAATGTGAAGGAGAATTTCAGCATCTATTCCGACGATGAGCAGCGCAAGTGCGTCAAGCAGGCTGTTTCAAACCTTGATTACCCTTCGGGCAGTTTTCCTCCGGCAAAGACGCTTGCCGCGATTTCGAGATTCAAGAACGCCGTCGAGACGCCCGAGAGCCTTACCGAGTTTGAGGGTGATTATTACTACAGCAAAATAATCAAGATATACAAGGAGTACCAGCGGCTTCTTGATGAAAATAACGCGCTGGATTTCGACGACCTGCTGATGAAGACGGCCTTGCTGCTCAAAAACAGTGACCATGTCCGCGAGGAGCTCTCGGGCCGGTACCGCTATCTGCTGATCGATGAGTACCAGGACACGAACCATGCCCAGTACCAGATAGCCCGCCTGCTGGCAAAAAAGCACGGTAATATTTTTGTCGTCGGCGACCCTGACCAGTCGATCTACAAATGGCGCGGGGCGGATATCAAGAATATTCTCCAGTTTGAAAAGGACTGGCCCAATGCTTCACGCATTGACCTGCAGGAGAACTTCCGCAGCCGAAGAGAGATACTTGAGCTTGCCGACAGGCTCATTGTAAACAACAAACAGCGAAAGCCAAAAAAACTTGTCGCGGCGGTCTCCGGCGAGGCGGAGGTGGTTTTCGACAGGTACGAGGACTCCCGCCTCGAGAGCAGCAGTATCGCCTCTGACATAAAAAAACTTATCACAAGCGGGGCGGATCCCAACGAGATTGCGATACTCTACCGCGTAAACTCCATGAGCCGAACACTTGAAGAGTCGCTCGTCCGTGAAAAAATCCCTTACCGTATAGTCCGCGGCGTGGAGTTCTACAGCCGCAAAGAAATACGCGACATGATCGCCTATCTCAAGCTCATAGTAAACCCCGACGACGGCCAGGCTTTTGCCCGCATTGTCAACACTCCAACCCGCGGCATCGGCAAGACCACAGTCAACAGGATAATTGAATTTGCCCAGAGCGGCAGGATAAGTATTTTTGACGCGGCTTCAAGGGTATCTTCCATAAGCACAATCGGGCCCGGGCCTTCGGGCAAGGTTCGCACATTTGTGGAGATGATGCGCAAGTTCCAGAAAGCCGCCGCGGAGACAAACAGTGTTGCCGATATCATGGAGCTGGTGTACGATGAATCGGGGATAGAAAAATCGCTTGAGGCCGACCCCGAAGGCGGCAATGCCTCTGATAATATTGATGAGCTTATAAACTCGGCTTCTCTGTATGATGAAAACGCCGAGGAGCCAACGCTGCTTGACTATCTCCAGTCGATAGCATTATACAGCGACAGCGATGCGTATGATCCTGAGAGCGGGTGTGTTTCGCTGATGACACTCCATGCCGCAAAGGGGCTGGAGTTTGACAATGTGTATATTATCGGTCTTGAACAGGGGATGCTGCCGCACGAGCGGAGCATGGAAAGTGAAGACGACCTCGAAGAAGAACGCAGGCTCTTTTTCATGGGCATTACCCGCGCCCGGCACAGGCTGCACATAAGCCATACCGATTACAGGATGCTGCGGGGCATTCAGAGCCGAACTATTCCCTCCTCATTCCTGGGCGAGATAGGAGCCGATACCGGCAGAAGCGGATCTTCCGAGTCGGTAAGTTTCAGGTTTATGAGTCCGCCGACGGGCAGAAATTCCTCCGCCAGAGGGCAAAGTTACGGTTATTCTAAACCGCAGACCGCAAAAAAGAGCCCGGTCAAGAAATATACTTCGGATTTGAGCGCGGTGCCGCAAAAGGATACACCCTTTAAAAAAGGCGACAAGGTGCTTCACCCGAAATTCGGCTTCGGTGTGGTTACGGATTTCATGGATTCGGGAGAAAACAGCATTGTTTCAGTGCGTTTTAATACCGGATCGAGCAAAAATCTGCTGTTGAAATATGCTAAACTAACGAAAAAGTAA
- a CDS encoding four helix bundle protein, producing MRKVSVLQNKSFNFAKRIVGCTRYLQDKKKEFVMSRQVLRSGTAIGALIREAEFARSRQDFCNKMTIALKEANETDYWISLLKETEYINKEMFNSLNSDCCELVAMLVSTVKTSNEPERCE from the coding sequence ATGCGTAAAGTGTCTGTGTTACAGAATAAAAGTTTTAATTTCGCAAAGCGAATCGTTGGATGTACCAGATATTTACAGGATAAGAAAAAAGAGTTTGTTATGAGCCGTCAGGTTCTTCGCAGCGGCACGGCGATTGGAGCTTTGATCCGCGAAGCAGAGTTTGCCCGAAGCAGGCAGGATTTTTGCAATAAAATGACAATAGCCTTAAAAGAGGCCAATGAAACAGATTACTGGATATCGCTTTTAAAAGAAACAGAATATATAAACAAAGAAATGTTCAACAGCTTGAACTCGGATTGCTGCGAATTGGTTGCGATGCTTGTATCGACTGTTAAGACGTCAAATGAACCAGAAAGATGTGAATAA
- a CDS encoding ABC transporter permease, with amino-acid sequence MANIWVIARNTIAHAMRMKLALVVIALLLVILPVLSVITTGDGTLLGKVQSFSSYGISLVSMMLCLMAVAISCYSLNFELKYKQLYMLVTKPVSRSEILLGKFVGLMVVNVLLLALFCSIIYAITVNMPRFSDTTAEDTQRVETEFFAARAGVKPRPPIEEEKLQSLALERYNRLKNADELPQGSTVDEVFRIIRGQIIMQAKSLGPGEDFVWRFSNVYPSDEAETIFVRFKLTAVTSAGSDGIATQWIAGDLRKLEEGKRPDFPVYYSDIRRDPTRTARELQIPANVVAEDGYLEIGMQNLHYNQVTIIPEDVEVLYKRGGFGMNFFRACVIILVRLTFLTAMGVSFSTWLSFPVAIFVAITIYFIGTVNGFIFDSLELLSSSMGLLYTFTIKPLLSLMPKFDGRFNPSPMIVSARMIEWSFVGLNILATAVARSLVLIGLGILVFNRKEIARITV; translated from the coding sequence ATGGCTAACATCTGGGTAATCGCCAGAAACACCATTGCCCATGCCATGCGTATGAAGCTGGCTCTGGTTGTGATAGCGCTGCTGCTGGTAATACTGCCGGTTCTCAGCGTTATAACTACCGGCGACGGCACGCTTCTGGGCAAGGTTCAGAGTTTTTCCAGCTATGGCATATCACTGGTTAGTATGATGCTGTGCCTGATGGCGGTGGCGATTTCCTGTTACAGTCTCAACTTCGAGCTCAAGTACAAACAGCTATACATGCTCGTTACCAAACCGGTGAGCAGGTCAGAGATACTGCTGGGCAAATTCGTTGGGCTTATGGTTGTAAATGTTCTGCTTCTGGCTCTGTTCTGTTCGATTATTTATGCGATAACAGTTAATATGCCCAGATTCAGCGATACTACAGCCGAGGATACGCAGCGGGTGGAGACGGAGTTTTTCGCCGCACGCGCCGGTGTAAAGCCGCGGCCTCCTATCGAGGAAGAAAAGCTCCAGAGCCTGGCACTCGAGAGATACAACAGACTCAAAAACGCCGACGAGCTGCCCCAGGGCTCTACCGTTGATGAGGTTTTCAGGATCATCAGAGGCCAGATAATTATGCAGGCAAAGAGCCTGGGCCCGGGCGAGGATTTCGTCTGGCGGTTCAGCAATGTGTATCCTTCGGACGAGGCGGAAACAATTTTTGTCCGTTTCAAGCTAACCGCCGTTACGTCAGCCGGCAGCGACGGCATCGCTACGCAGTGGATAGCGGGCGATCTTCGCAAACTCGAAGAAGGCAAACGCCCCGATTTTCCGGTGTATTATTCTGATATACGCCGCGACCCGACACGCACGGCCCGTGAGCTGCAGATTCCCGCTAATGTGGTTGCTGAAGACGGTTACCTCGAGATTGGTATGCAGAACCTGCACTATAACCAGGTTACTATAATCCCCGAAGATGTTGAGGTGCTCTATAAACGCGGAGGTTTTGGTATGAATTTTTTCCGGGCGTGCGTTATAATACTTGTGCGGCTGACGTTTTTGACGGCGATGGGCGTTTCCTTTTCTACGTGGCTCTCGTTTCCGGTTGCGATATTTGTTGCTATCACGATATATTTTATCGGCACGGTCAACGGGTTTATCTTCGATTCGCTTGAGCTGCTCAGCAGCAGCATGGGACTATTGTACACCTTTACAATAAAACCGCTGCTCTCACTTATGCCCAAGTTCGACGGCAGGTTCAACCCCTCGCCAATGATTGTCTCGGCACGTATGATAGAGTGGTCGTTTGTAGGGCTGAATATACTGGCAACCGCGGTGGCGCGTTCGCTGGTTTTGATTGGACTTGGAATACTGGTATTTAACAGAAAAGAAATAGCGAGAATAACTGTTTAA
- a CDS encoding ABC transporter ATP-binding protein, translating to MTDSKYAIETVALSKAFTDWWGRTKVLAVDGLELKINHNEVYGLLGPNGSGKSTTIKVLLGLLRPSKGRAFVLGGYAGDKAISRRIGFLPEESYLYKYLTARETLRFYGKLFGLPSKVMNMRIDSLLDMVGLAGMGNRQVGTFSKGMARRIGLAQALINDPDLLILDEPTSGLDPIGTRQIKDLIKSLSERGKTVLMCSHLLADVEDVCDRIGILYGGVMQTEGKVRELLQRTGHCQITTGDLSEGLISKIRELIKKETSEIDISSPTDRLEDMFIRIVSQAQQQQIGTSGAVSTNKIGDFLSSRPQEEKDILDELVHARPDKQPKSKETAEKGAEEAAETTKVEKRKPAQEADKSLLKALTEKKADQQPSVDLVEKVEKSKEIEQEEKINKSLLSKLAKKDLDNPDSYQEETQEDSEEKNG from the coding sequence TTGACAGACAGTAAATACGCAATAGAAACAGTCGCTTTGTCCAAGGCGTTTACCGACTGGTGGGGCCGGACAAAGGTGCTCGCGGTTGACGGGCTTGAACTGAAGATAAACCATAACGAAGTTTACGGCCTGCTCGGGCCCAACGGTTCGGGTAAGAGTACGACTATAAAGGTTCTGCTGGGGCTTCTCCGCCCGAGCAAGGGCCGGGCGTTTGTGCTTGGCGGCTATGCCGGCGACAAGGCCATCTCTCGAAGAATCGGTTTTCTGCCAGAGGAGTCATACCTGTATAAGTATCTCACCGCACGGGAGACGCTTCGTTTTTACGGCAAACTCTTCGGTCTGCCGTCAAAAGTGATGAATATGCGTATAGACTCCCTGCTTGATATGGTCGGCCTTGCCGGTATGGGAAACCGCCAGGTCGGCACATTTTCCAAGGGTATGGCGCGTCGTATAGGCCTTGCCCAGGCGCTGATCAACGATCCGGATCTGCTGATACTTGATGAGCCGACATCAGGGCTTGACCCGATCGGTACGCGGCAGATAAAGGACCTGATAAAAAGCCTCTCAGAGAGGGGTAAAACCGTTCTGATGTGCAGCCATCTGCTCGCCGATGTCGAGGATGTCTGTGACAGGATCGGAATACTCTACGGCGGCGTAATGCAGACCGAGGGCAAAGTGCGTGAGCTTCTCCAGAGAACAGGCCATTGCCAGATAACCACCGGCGACCTCTCCGAAGGTCTTATCAGCAAGATCAGGGAGCTGATAAAAAAGGAAACCAGCGAAATAGATATCTCCAGCCCGACCGACCGTCTCGAGGATATGTTTATCCGTATTGTCAGCCAGGCCCAGCAGCAGCAGATAGGCACCAGCGGCGCGGTCAGCACGAACAAGATCGGCGACTTCCTTTCTTCCAGACCGCAGGAAGAAAAGGATATCCTCGATGAGCTTGTTCATGCACGGCCGGACAAACAGCCCAAATCAAAAGAGACTGCTGAAAAGGGCGCCGAAGAAGCCGCCGAGACAACTAAAGTCGAAAAACGCAAGCCTGCCCAAGAGGCAGACAAGTCGCTGCTCAAAGCATTGACAGAGAAAAAAGCCGACCAGCAGCCTTCAGTTGATCTGGTTGAAAAGGTAGAAAAGAGCAAAGAGATAGAGCAGGAGGAAAAGATCAACAAGAGCCTGCTCAGCAAGCTGGCTAAAAAAGACCTTGACAATCCGGACTCTTATCAGGAAGAGACCCAAGAGGATTCGGAGGAGAAGAATGGCTAA
- a CDS encoding heavy metal translocating P-type ATPase, whose amino-acid sequence MPHNTLNLKNIEMEHEHSHGLECGCGCGASHSHTSTRGVSLALIGTLAGGVLLLNSFIAPIFYGSESSIVELSAMIGAALMALPIIVHAFKSIAKGSMHMDELVALAVLAAFAFGEYREAGVISFFMLLSELMETRTALGARAAIESLIRLTPKKAMLLANDGTESEVDVSQLKAGDVIRVRPGDAIAADGEVAKGNSSVNEATITGESLPVDKYPGQQVFAGTSNLTGSMDITVTKAGEDTTLGKVQSLIMQAEKTRIPIMRIIDQYVSWYIPTILMIAAVALFFTKEFDRFIAILVVSCPCALILATPTAMVAAISAAARLGVLIKNVADLEIAGKLTAMVFDKTGTLTTGRLYVTKLEPAEGIEPADLLRTAASAETLSRHPAGQALIMLAKEANVSLIEPENFEEVPGKGVKAVVEGNEILIGRESFLKENNIDMSSITDPSLHEEQGFSALYVASGDKCIGWVGMQDKTRSEARQAVSELQEAGIKRITMLTGDRKDVAGRVAAELGCTDYKAHCLPHDKLDIVKNIRSQGHSVAVIGDGINDAPALAEGDLGIAMGAAGSDVAINSASIALMNNDLKRLPFLVKLSRKTRLVINMNLIFGSLFIVIGVILALAGYLKSTWAAPLHFVGSIIVIFNSARLVRFGEYLEPHTEESAAGKE is encoded by the coding sequence ATGCCTCATAATACTCTAAACCTTAAAAATATCGAGATGGAACATGAGCACAGCCACGGGCTTGAATGCGGCTGCGGCTGCGGTGCTTCTCACAGCCATACAAGTACCAGGGGCGTATCGCTTGCCCTTATAGGAACTCTCGCCGGCGGTGTGCTTCTGCTTAACAGCTTTATCGCTCCGATCTTCTACGGTTCTGAAAGCTCCATAGTTGAGCTCTCCGCCATGATCGGTGCTGCTCTGATGGCTCTTCCGATTATCGTTCACGCCTTCAAGTCGATAGCCAAAGGCTCAATGCACATGGACGAGCTGGTGGCGCTGGCGGTACTGGCGGCGTTTGCGTTCGGAGAGTACAGAGAGGCAGGCGTTATATCCTTCTTCATGCTGCTCAGTGAGCTTATGGAGACACGTACCGCCCTGGGCGCGCGTGCGGCGATCGAATCGCTGATCAGGCTGACTCCCAAAAAGGCAATGCTGCTGGCAAATGACGGCACAGAATCAGAAGTGGACGTATCCCAGCTCAAGGCCGGTGATGTTATCAGGGTTCGCCCTGGTGATGCTATCGCCGCCGACGGTGAAGTGGCAAAAGGCAACTCAAGTGTCAACGAGGCGACAATCACAGGTGAATCGCTGCCGGTTGACAAGTATCCCGGTCAGCAGGTATTCGCCGGAACAAGCAACCTTACAGGCTCGATGGATATTACCGTTACCAAGGCCGGCGAGGACACAACGCTGGGCAAGGTGCAGTCGCTGATTATGCAGGCGGAGAAAACGCGTATTCCAATCATGCGTATTATAGACCAGTATGTAAGCTGGTATATTCCTACAATACTGATGATCGCGGCAGTGGCACTCTTCTTTACCAAGGAGTTTGACCGCTTTATCGCGATTCTCGTTGTCTCATGCCCGTGTGCTTTGATTCTTGCCACGCCGACTGCGATGGTCGCGGCTATTTCCGCGGCGGCACGTCTTGGCGTGCTTATAAAAAATGTTGCTGATCTCGAGATTGCCGGCAAACTAACGGCGATGGTGTTCGATAAGACCGGAACTCTTACAACCGGCCGCCTTTACGTAACAAAACTCGAGCCGGCAGAAGGTATTGAGCCGGCGGATCTGCTGCGTACCGCGGCTTCTGCCGAGACTCTCAGCCGCCACCCGGCAGGCCAGGCGCTTATCATGCTTGCCAAAGAGGCGAATGTGTCTCTAATCGAGCCGGAAAATTTCGAAGAGGTTCCCGGCAAGGGTGTAAAAGCCGTTGTGGAAGGCAATGAAATCCTCATCGGCCGCGAGAGCTTCCTTAAGGAAAACAACATCGACATGAGCTCTATCACCGACCCCTCACTCCACGAGGAGCAGGGTTTCAGTGCTCTTTATGTTGCCAGCGGCGATAAGTGTATCGGCTGGGTAGGTATGCAGGACAAGACCCGTTCGGAGGCCCGTCAGGCTGTATCCGAGCTGCAGGAAGCCGGCATAAAACGCATCACTATGCTTACCGGTGACAGAAAAGATGTTGCCGGCAGGGTAGCCGCGGAGCTGGGCTGTACCGATTACAAGGCGCACTGTCTGCCGCACGACAAGCTCGATATTGTGAAAAACATCCGCAGCCAGGGCCACTCCGTCGCGGTTATCGGTGACGGTATCAACGACGCTCCGGCACTGGCAGAGGGCGATCTGGGTATCGCAATGGGTGCCGCGGGAAGTGATGTGGCTATTAACTCGGCCTCTATCGCGCTGATGAATAATGACCTAAAGAGGCTGCCGTTTTTGGTGAAGCTCTCCCGCAAGACACGGCTTGTGATAAATATGAACCTGATTTTCGGCAGTCTTTTCATTGTAATAGGTGTTATACTGGCACTTGCCGGATATCTGAAGTCCACCTGGGCGGCTCCGCTGCACTTTGTAGGCTCGATCATTGTTATCTTCAACAGCGCACGGCTTGTGAGGTTTGGTGAGTATCTTGAGCCGCACACAGAAGAATCAGCGGCCGGTAAAGAGTAA
- the hflK gene encoding protease modulator HflK produces MNTEENKTNTADTRPKEQETFLDAGSKSLSDALRLCFAMLKVVMVVLVVLYLCSGIFTVEKDEMALVLRFGKVVKDAQGQALVGPGLHWSMPYPIDEIVKIPATGTQKLAIDSFWYYQTAEEKLAENQRNARIGPTLNPVQDGYCLTRSDRVEGVEGNDYNILHCKWQLNYTIEDNPYLFFKNVYVRKLKAGEVFSDVIRESITPMLTSFVEDSVVTVLVNYSIDQATTTAKARIARDVKSTLQNKLDEIGSGIRVSDMQILDITWPRQVNQAFQASIKASQTSQANVTDARTYAEKTLSEAGGPDVLEILEGIKSEDTPPEQMEILWERLSGQAQEVIADARAYRTRVVENARANADYFRSLLPEYRKRPELVVQRIYQDAIEQVLANAEEKIIVQPSDGDKEREFRVLINRNPKKDSNKSDSNQN; encoded by the coding sequence ATGAATACAGAAGAAAACAAAACCAACACCGCCGATACCCGCCCCAAAGAACAGGAAACGTTTCTCGACGCGGGCAGTAAATCGCTCAGCGACGCTCTGCGGCTGTGCTTTGCCATGCTCAAGGTTGTTATGGTCGTACTGGTAGTGCTCTACCTTTGTTCGGGCATATTTACTGTTGAAAAGGACGAAATGGCGCTTGTTCTCCGCTTCGGCAAAGTCGTAAAAGATGCCCAGGGACAGGCGCTTGTCGGTCCGGGGCTTCACTGGTCGATGCCGTACCCGATAGACGAAATCGTCAAGATTCCGGCCACCGGTACTCAAAAACTGGCGATTGACTCGTTTTGGTATTACCAGACAGCCGAGGAAAAGCTCGCCGAGAACCAGAGAAATGCACGCATCGGCCCCACACTCAACCCCGTTCAGGACGGCTATTGCCTCACCCGCAGTGACAGGGTCGAAGGTGTCGAGGGCAACGACTACAACATACTTCACTGTAAATGGCAGCTTAACTATACGATAGAGGACAACCCCTATCTGTTTTTCAAAAATGTATATGTTCGCAAGCTCAAGGCCGGCGAGGTTTTCAGTGATGTGATACGCGAGAGCATCACCCCTATGCTCACTTCTTTTGTTGAGGACAGCGTGGTAACGGTGCTTGTAAACTACAGTATTGACCAGGCAACGACGACCGCTAAGGCGCGTATTGCCCGCGATGTCAAGAGCACTCTCCAGAACAAGCTCGACGAGATCGGCTCGGGGATACGGGTCAGCGATATGCAGATACTCGATATAACCTGGCCGCGTCAGGTAAATCAGGCGTTCCAGGCTTCGATAAAAGCCAGCCAGACCAGCCAGGCAAACGTAACTGATGCACGCACTTACGCTGAAAAGACTCTCAGCGAAGCCGGCGGGCCCGATGTGCTGGAAATCCTTGAAGGTATCAAGAGTGAGGATACACCGCCCGAACAGATGGAGATTCTCTGGGAGAGGCTCTCCGGTCAGGCACAGGAAGTCATTGCCGATGCCCGCGCTTACCGCACGCGTGTCGTTGAGAACGCCCGGGCGAATGCCGACTATTTCAGAAGTCTGCTGCCCGAGTACCGCAAACGCCCCGAGCTGGTTGTTCAGAGGATTTACCAGGATGCGATCGAGCAGGTGCTTGCCAATGCTGAAGAAAAAATCATCGTTCAGCCCTCTGACGGCGATAAGGAGAGGGAATTCAGGGTTCTTATAAACCGAAATCCCAAAAAAGACAGCAATAAAAGTGACAGCAACCAGAACTAA
- the hflC gene encoding protease modulator HflC codes for MKNLFVTILLIIIVIVLGLKFCFYQVRETESVLITRFGEPVAEKVDPGLYIKWPSPIEKVHRFDSRLQLFEGQMEETTTKGGEPVVVTSYIAWRIAEPQKFFERVSTVNDVQKFLMSQLRNEQNEVIGRHYFSEFINTDPEKINFEGIENELRQSLGSELSDKYGITVAMVGIKKFEINEEVTAEVFNRMKADRNRKTETILGVGNATATKIRTDAESKKTELLAAANARAKAIMGRGDAEAARYYKMLEEDPELAMFLRDIEALKVMLEKDTTIVLGADTQPIGLLKDVPDIAPEKGEKETSAE; via the coding sequence ATGAAAAATTTATTTGTAACAATCCTTCTTATAATTATTGTGATAGTGCTTGGTTTGAAGTTCTGTTTTTACCAGGTTCGTGAGACAGAGTCTGTTTTGATAACCCGTTTCGGCGAGCCGGTAGCGGAAAAGGTTGATCCGGGTCTTTATATCAAATGGCCCTCTCCGATCGAGAAAGTTCACCGCTTTGATTCCCGCCTTCAGCTCTTTGAGGGCCAGATGGAAGAGACCACCACCAAGGGCGGCGAGCCGGTTGTGGTAACATCGTATATCGCCTGGCGAATTGCCGAGCCGCAGAAGTTTTTCGAGCGTGTCTCGACAGTCAACGACGTGCAGAAGTTCCTGATGAGTCAGCTGAGAAATGAACAGAATGAAGTTATCGGCCGCCATTATTTCAGCGAATTCATCAATACTGACCCTGAGAAGATAAATTTTGAGGGTATCGAAAATGAGCTTCGCCAGTCTCTGGGCAGCGAGCTCAGCGATAAGTACGGCATCACGGTAGCCATGGTTGGAATCAAGAAGTTTGAGATCAACGAAGAGGTAACCGCCGAGGTGTTCAACCGTATGAAGGCGGACAGAAACCGCAAGACCGAGACAATCCTGGGCGTGGGCAACGCTACCGCTACGAAGATACGCACCGACGCCGAATCCAAAAAGACCGAGCTGCTTGCCGCGGCGAACGCTCGCGCCAAGGCGATCATGGGCCGGGGCGATGCAGAGGCAGCCCGTTATTACAAGATGCTCGAAGAAGATCCCGAGCTGGCAATGTTTCTGCGTGATATAGAAGCACTCAAGGTTATGCTGGAGAAGGATACAACAATCGTTCTCGGAGCAGACACCCAGCCGATAGGGCTGCTCAAGGATGTGCCGGATATAGCCCCTGAAAAAGGTGAAAAGGAAACTTCTGCCGAATAA